In the Streptomyces sp. SJL17-4 genome, GCACTGCGCGAACGCGGCCGGCCGGTCCTCCGCGGGCAGCCGCGCGAACTCCTCCCGCTCCCGCGGGTGCAGGCTGTCCGCCACGAGGTCCGACACCTCGGCCTCCGGGTGTTCCTCGACGTCCACGCCCACGGGCGTCGCGGCGATACCGACGAGCGCCAGGTCCCCGCTGTGCGAGAGCGAGAAGTGGAACCCACCGCCCCGCACGGCCGGCCGGCCGTGCGGACCGGCGCAGACGGGGCAGTCCTCCCTGAAGAACTCCACCTTGTCCGCCCGTACCCCCAGGTAGTGCCCGAGCAGACGCCGCAGCCCGCCGTGCGCGGCGAGGTACCGGGCCCGGTGGTCCGCCCGTATCAGGGCCTGCCACCGTCGGCGCTCCTCGGCGTCCAGAAGGGCGGGTGCGCCCGGGTCCTCCGCCAGGGGCAGCAGCCAGAGCGCCATGGTTCCGTCGGCGACGGGCGGTACGTCCGAATGCGGCGTGTCGCCGGCGCGCAACACCCGTACGGGGGTGATCTCCAGGGTCATGCCACCATTCTGCACCGGTCGCGTCCGACCGCTCGGCCGACTTCCCCGCAGAGGGCGGCCGAGCGGTCGGATGTCCTCGGGCAGCCCGCCCGTGCGCGCTCAGCCCGTGGCCGCGCCGAACCACGTCGGCAGGTGTTCGAGCAGCTCCTGCTGGTCCTCGCCGACCCAGGCCACATGGCCGTCCGGTCGCAACAGGACCGCGGGCACGTCGAGTTCGCCGCTGACCTGGACGACGTGGTCGACCCGGTCCGCCCAGCCCTCGACCGAGAGCCGGCCGGTCTGGTCGAGGAGCAGTCCGCGACCCTCGTGCATCCGCTCGTAGAGACGCCCCTGCTTCAGCTCCAGGTCACGCATCCGCTTGCCAAGGAGTTCGTTCCCCTCGCCGAAGTCGTAACGCACCGAGATCGCCGTGATCTTCTCGATGAGGTACCGGTTGACGTCCTCGAACTCCACGAGTTCCGCGAGCAGTCGGCGCACCGCCTGCGCACCGGGCTCGGTCGACATCAGCTGGATCTGGGCACGGGTGTTGTCCAGGACGTCCGTGGCCACCGGGTGCCGCTCGGCGTGGTAGCTGTCGAGAAGCCCCTCGGGCGCCCAGCCGGCGACGGCGGCGGCCAGCTTCCAGCCCAGGTTGAACGCGTCCTGGATACCGAGGTTGAGGCCCTGCCCGCCGGTCGGCGGGTGGATGTGTGCCGCGTCGCCCGCGAGGAACACCCGGTCGACCCGGTACCGCTCGGCCTGCCGGGTCGCGTCGCCGAACCGGGAGAGCCAACGCGGCGAGTGCGCACCGAAGTCCGTCCCGGCGATCGCCCGCAGCTGCTCCTTGAACTCGTCGAGCGTCGGCGCGGTCGAGCGGTCCTCGGCCACCCCCTCGGCGGGCACGACGACCCGGAAGACCCCGTCCCCCAGGGGCATGGCACCGAACCGCAGTTGGGTCTTGCGGACCTCGGTCATCACCGCGGTCAGCTCCTCCTGCGAGACGGTCAGCTCCATCTCGCCCAGCAGCGTCTCCACCCGGGACGGCTCACCGGGGAACGCGACGCCGAGCAGCTTGCGCACCGCGCTGCGGCCGCCGTCGCAGCCGACGACGTACCGCGCGCGGAGCTCCTCGCCGTCGGCCAGTTCGACGGTCACGCCGTCCGCGTCCTGGCTCAGGCCGACCACCTCGCAGCCGCGGCGGATCTCGGTTCCGACCTCGGTCGCGTGCTCGGTCAGCAGCCGCTCGGTCACCTGCTGCGGAATGGCGAGAACGTACGAATGGGCCGTGTCCATGCCCTCCGGCCAGGTCTTGCCGAGCCCCGCGAAGAAGCCTCCGACCGCGATCTGGTTCCCGAGCCCGAGGAACCGCTCCAGCAGACCGCGCTGGGCCATCACCTCGATGCTGCGCACGTGCAGCCCCTGCGCGCGCGACTGCCGGGTCGGCTCCGCCTCCTTGTCCAGTACGAGCACGTCGACGCCGTGCAGCCGCAGCTCTCCGGCCAGCATCAAGCCGGTCGGGCCGCTGCCCACCACGATCACGTCACACAAGAGAACCGCCCCGTTTCGCTAGATTGCGTCCAGCCAGCCGCCGGTCGCGGGGCACTTGGCCCCGAGAGCGTATCGATCTTGCGAAAACGTTGATTTCCGCAGGTCACTGGCTACGGCTGGAGATTCTGCACCACGACGGGGGCCTTGCCGCAAGGCCCCCTGTGCGCTATACATTGAGAGTGGCGAGGAGACGTTTCAGCTCCTTGCCTTTTTCCTTTTCTCCTTCGTGGTCAGGCGACGGGCGGCTCTCCTGAGGTCCGCGCGGGCGTCCACGCGGCGGCCGCGGTCGACTCGCCCGACCACTCGCGTGTTACTGGTTGGTAGGGCATGCTGGCGGCAACCATCCACACGGCCGGGGGCTGAGGTAGCGGTGACGACTTTCGAAGAACGGGCCACGGTGCACGCCTTCCGGGACGACGCGCTGGGCGAGCACGACGCCGTCGGGCTGGCCGCGGCGATACGGCGGGGCGAGGTCAGCGCCGCCGAGGTCGCCCGGGACGCGGCCGCGCGCGTGCGGGAGGTCGAGGACCGGCTCCACGCGGTCCAGGTGTACATCGACGCCCCCTCGTTCGCCACCGGCCCCGGCGCCTTCGCCGGAGTGCCGACCTTCGTCAAGGACAACACCGACTACCTGGGGCTGCCCACCGGTCACGGCAGCGCGGCCTTCACCCCGCGCCTCGCCCGGCGTCACGCGCCCTTCACCCGCCAGCTCCTGAGCAGCGGCGTCACGGTCCTCGGCAAGACCCGGCTGCCCGAGTTCGGATTCAGCCCCGCCACGGAGTACGAGGCCGCCGAACCGGTCCGCAACCCGTGGAACACCGGCTGCTCGGCGGGCGGTTCGTCGGGCGGCAGCGCGGCGCTCGTCGCCGCGGGCGCGGTGCCGATCGCCCACGCCAACGACGGCGGCGGGTCGATCCGCATCCCCGCCGCCTGCTGCGGTCTTGTCGGCCTCAAGCCGACCCGCGGCCGGGTCGTGACGAACCCGCAGAGCCGCCAACTCCCCCTGGACATCGTCTCCGACGGCATCGTGAGCCGTTCGGTACGGGACACCGCCGCGTTCCTCGCCGCCGCCGAGACCCACTGGCGGAACCCGAAGCTGCCGCCCCTCGGTCTGGTCGAGGGACCGTCCGAACGGCGCCTGCGCGTCGGGTTCCTGATCGACTCACCGAACGGTGTCCACGCCGACCCCGCGACCCGGGCGGCCGTCATGGACACCGTCGCGACGCTCGAACGGCTCGGCCACACCGTGGAGCCGGTCGAACTCCGCCTCGACCCGCGGTTCACCGACGACTTCCTCACGTACTGGGGCATGCTGTCGTTCCTCATCGGCGTCACGGGCCGGACCTTCGGTCCGGACTTCGACCGGCACCGGATGGACGGCCTCAGCCGGGGACTGCGCGAGGACTACGTGAAGAGCTGGCGGCGCACGCCGGGCGTGCTGCGGAGGCTGAAGCGGACGAGGGAGGCGTACGCGGCGGCGTTCCGCGGACTCGACCTCGTCCTCACCCCCGTACTGGCGCACACCACGCCGCGGATCGGTCACCTCAGTCCGACCGTGCCGTACGCGACGCTGGTCGAGCGGATCCTCGCGTACGTCGCCTTCACACCGGTCAACAACGTCGTCGGGACGCCGTCGATCTCGGTCCCCGCGGCGAGCGCCACGGAGGACGGGCTGCCCATCGGCGTCATGTTCTCCGGCCGCCCCGGCAGCGAACGGACGCTGCTGGACGTCGCGTACGCGCTGGAGGCGGACCGCCCGTTCCGGCGTATCCAGGACGTCTGATCAGCCGTCGCCGCCGAGGGCGCGCAACAGCTGTGCCTTGTTCATCTTCGAGCGGCCGTCGATATGACGGCGCTTGGCCTCTTCGTAGAGCTGGTCGTACGTGCGCCCCTGGGCGCCGCTGTGAGAGCGCCGGCCACCGCGCTCGCCGGACGACATGTCCTCCCGGGACAGCCGGCTCGACGTCTCGGCCTCGCCGTGCCGGGCCCGTTCCTTGTTCACGGTGCGGGCGGCGATCTCCTTGGCGCGCTTCTCGCTCTCGCCGCGCTCCTCCGCGCTCTCCTTGATGTGCTCGTACTGCCGTTCCCGCTTCGGGCTGGATCCGCGAGGCATGACGTGCTCCTTCCCGCCTGCGCCGATTTCCGCATGCGCCGGTCCGCTCGGTTCGCTCACGCGCCGAGCGGTTCTCCGGTGCGGATACCCGCCGCCTCTCCCCGCACTCCCCTCACTCCTGCTTCTTCGCGGTGTGCCGGGTGCGGGCCCACAGCGGCAGGGCGAACCAGCACAGCAGGTACCAGACCAGGACCCCGGCCACGAGCCACGGCACGATCGCGTTGTCGGTCGCCACGCGGAGGATGAGGATGAGCGCGCTGGTGAGGGTGGCGACCAGGAGCAGGATCCCGATGAAGGTCAGCCGGGACGCCCACATGACCGCCGCGGGTTTGATCCGCCGACCGGCCACGAGGCGGTGGAAGGAGACCGGGCCGATGAGCGCGCCGGTGGCCAGCGAGCCGAGAACCACCGTCAGGATGTAGATCGCCTTGTCGGCCGACCCGAGGCTCTCGTACCGGGGAGTGAACACCACCGTCAGGAGGAAGCCGAGGAGGATCTGGACGCCGGTCTGGACCACCCGGATCTCCTGCATGAGGTCCTGCCACTGCCGGTCGGCACGCTCGTCCGCGGTCTCGTCGCGCCCGCGAGCGGCTTTCCCGCCCGCGCGCGTTCCGTCCTCGTCGCCGCGCACGTCACCCGCGCCTCGACGAGCGGTTTCCTCGCCTCCGCGCGCGGTCTCCCCGCCTCCGCGCATGCTCTCCTGGCCATCCGGCCGCCCCTCGGCCAGCCCCCGTCCGGTCTCGCGGTCAGTCATCCGTCTCACCTTCCGGTTCCGGTTCGAGGGGCCCGCGCGGGGCCGGGGCCGTACGACACGTCTTCCCTGCCCGGCCCGTCGCAGCCGTTCCGCCGCGGATCTTCGTCGCATCACACGACAGCCCGGTCGCGGGCGGCTCGGTCGACCACGGCGCGTACTCCACGCGGCCGGAGGGCTTCCGCTCGCCGTGCCCGGAGCCCTCGGCGTATCGTCGGCCACAGCTCGGAATTCTGCGCCGACGGGAACCGGAGTGCCGGATGCCAAGGGATGCGACAGGGACGGGTGACGCCGGGCTCGGCGGCCCACGCCTGACGGCCGGGGTCCGGTGGAGCGGCGCCACGGCCGTCGTCACGGTGGCGGGGGAGCTCGACCGCGACACGCAGGAGCCCCTGCGCACGGCGCTGACCGAGGCCCTGGACCGGCATCCCGAACGGACAGTCGTGGACTGCGGACGACTGACGTTCTGCGACTCGACCGGGCTCAATCTGCTGCTCACGACACGACTGGACGCGATGGAGTCCGGCAGCCGGCTGGAACTCGCCGCGCTGCGCCCGCCCGTCGCCCGGGCCTTCGACATCACCGGCGTCGTGGCGGTCTTCACGGTGTACGACGAGCTGCCCGCGGACCTGGCCGAGGAGGAGCACCCGTGAACGCGACGCGGCACCGGGCGCGGTGGAGGCAGGGATGAGTGAACCGGTCCGGTCCAGGGGGCAGATCAGACGGCTCGTCCTGCGGAGCGGGGAGTCGGTGGTCGCACGGTGCCGTGACTTCTGCCGGGTGGCGCTCACCGACTGGGACTGGCCCGGTCCGCCGGAGGGCACCGGCCTCACGGCGGAGGAGCGGGACTTCGCGATCGAGGACGTGCTCCTGATCGTCTCGGAGGCCGTGACCAACGCCTGCCTGCACGCGGGCGGCCCCACGGAGCTGGTCATCCGGCTCGCCCCCGCCGAACCGCGGAGCGACGATACGGAGACCGGCGCGGAGACCGGGACGGCCGGAGACCTACGGATCGAGGTGAACGACCGGAGCAGCCGGATTCCGGTCTTCCGCCCACGGGGTGCGCCGGGCCAACCGGGCGGCAACGGCCTGATAGTGATCGACCGGCTCGCGCGTGCGTGGGGAGCCGTCCCCAGGGAGGCGGGCAAGTCCTTCTGGGTGGAGGTGGCGGCCCCGGTCCCGGCGAACGGGCCGGCGCTCGATCCGGAGCCGTCGCGGGCGGCGTCGGGCCGTGGAGGCCCCCGTGGGGGTGATGGCGCGACCCTGGACGGCGGCCCGTGACGTGCGGCCGTCGAGCGGCCGCCGTGCGGCCCCGGCCCCCGGTCCTACCGGTGCGGTGCCGACGTGGTCGCGACGGTCGGGACGGTCGCGGTCGGTGGCTCGTCCGCCGTCAGGGCTGTCCGCAGACCGCCGAGGATGCGGCTGAGGAGACGCGACACGTGCATCTGTGAGAGGCCGAGGCGTTCGCCTATCTCCGCCTGGGTCAGCTCGTCGCCGAACCGCAGCGCCAGGATCGCGCGGTCGCGCGAGGAGAGGGCGGCGACGAGCGGCTTGAGCGCCTCCAGGTTCTCGATCTTCTCGAAGGAGTCGTCCTCGCTGCCGAGGCAGCGTGCGAGCATGCCGGGGCCGCCGTCCTCGTCGTCCACGGGAACGTCGAGCGAGCGACTGGAGAATCCGTTCGCGGCGACCCGGCCTTCGCACAGTTCCGCCTCGGTGATGTGGAGGCGGTCGCCGAGCTCGGCGGCCGTCGGCGGGCGACCCAGCTCCTGTTCGAGGGCGTCGTTCGCCTTGGCCAGGTCCAGGCGCAGTTCCTGCAGCCGGCGCGGTACGTGGACGCTCCAGCTCGTGTCCCTCAGATGCCGCCGTATCTCACCGAGCACGGTCGGCAGGGCGAAGGACATGAACTCGTTGCCCCGCTCGGGGTCGAACCGGTTGATCGCCTTGATCAGACCGACGGTGCCGACCTGGACGATGTCCTCCCAGGACTCGTTGGAGTGGCGGAAGCGGGTCGCGGCGTACTTGACCAGACTGAGGTTCAGCTCGACGAGGGTGTTGCGTACGTACGAGTAGTCCGCCGTGCCCTCCTCGAGCACGCTCAGCCGCTCGAACAGGGCGGACGAGAGAAGGCGGGCGTCCGAGGTGCTCACCGCCAGGGGATCCGCGATCTCAGGGAGCCCGGCCGGCGGCTCGGGACCGTGCCGGACCGGCCGGCGGTCGCTCGGCAGGGAGTGGCGGTCTCGTGAGACGGCCTGGTCGCGGCTCCGGACGGTGGTGGTGCGGTGGTTCGACATGAAGGCTCCTCGTGCGAGGTCCCTCTGGCTTCATACCCGCTCCCGCACCCCACAAGCGACGTGGCGTGGCCGACGGAGGGGAGAAGGCGGGAGAAGGCAGGGGAATACGGAGGGAATGCGGGGGAATACGAACGGATCGTCGGGGCAGGGGCCCGTTGAAACGCCCGGGGGAAGCGGGGCGGGGCGCGGAGCGGGGCCGAAGGAGCGCGGGGGACGAACAAGGACTGGGTGGGAAGAACAGTGACCACAGGGCATCGCACGGAACAGCCCCCGCCGGACGGGATCCGGCCCCCCGTTCCGCATGACGCCGCCGAGGCGCGCGCCAGGGTGGCGGCGGTGCTGGAGGTGGCCGCGGCGGGGGAGCGCGGCCCGCAGTCCACCACCGCCGTCGGGGACGCGCTGCTCGTGACGTCCGAGCTGGTGACCAACGCGCTGCGTCATGCGGGAGGTCTCACCGGATTCGCCGTGGAACTCCACCAGGGCGCGGTGACGATCACCGTCGCGGACGCGAGTGACGAGCTGCCGCACACCGGAGACGGCCGTGGGGCGGATGGGGTGGCGGATCGGGCCTCCGGGCTGACGGAGGGTGGTTTCGGGTGGTCCCTGGTCAGGTTGCTCGCCCAGGAGATCAGACTGTCGCTGCCGCCGGAGGGCGGCAAGATCATCGAGGTGCGGTTGCCGCTTCATTGAGGCCGTCCCGTCTTCGGCGGCGAGAAGAGTTCTCCCGTGCCGGTCAGCTGGAGCAGGCGGGTCATCCGCGGGCTCACGGGGCCGAGAGCGAGGGGTGTGAGGGGCGCGAGGGAGTCGCCTCCGCCGTCGGGGCGACGAGGGGCGGCCCACGAGGCCCATGCCGCCCATGCGGCCCGCGCCGCCCACGAGGCCCGCGCGGTCAGGAAGGCGCGCAGACCGGCGCAGTCGCAGAAGGTGACGGCCGCGAGGTCGAGCGTGACGCCTTCCGGGTGGGCGTGCAGCGCGGCGAGCAGGCTCCGGTGGAGCTGCGGGGCGGTGACGCTGTCGATCTCGCCGCTGACGACGACGGTGCCGTCCGGCGTGACCTCCACGGTCATCTGTGCGTCCGGGCCGATCGCGGGCGCCAGAGGGTCGGTCTTCCCGGCGGGCGACCGGAGATCGGTGGAGCGGTCTGGAAGGGGGTGCACGGTGAGCTCCCAGTGGCCAGCCAAACCTGGTCTTTCGAGACTTATCGTCCTCTTCCTCGTGTAACCCGTCAATCATTACACGAGAAAAATTTCCGGTCTTGCGGCTCGTGATTAAAACGTCGCATAATGGGGTGTATGAGTGACCTTTCAGGCGATCGTCAGTCGTGGACCTTCCTGACGAATCACGCCCGAGTGCTCGTGGTGATCGCCAGAGATCCCGGCGTACGCCTGCGTGATGTCGCCGCCGCGTGCGGGGTGACCGAGCGAACGGTGCAGGGGATCGTCGCCGACCTGGAGGCCGCCGGATACCTGACGCATTCGCGGGAGGGCCGGCGCAACCGCTACCGCCTGGCCCCCGGCAAGCGATTCCGGCACCCGCTGGAGGGCGACTACGAGATCACCGGCCTCCTGGACCTGCTCAAGGCGGCCCCGAACGACGGCGGCCACGTGGCCCGCACCGGGACGATCGACACCGACTCCCGGTCGCGCGTCGACTCCTGAGGAGTGCCTGCCGAGTCTCCCTCAGCCGGTGCCGGCCGGCACTTCGTCAGCCGTGTAGGCCGGGCCTCCGCTAGCCGTTGAGGAACTCGGCGCACCGGTAGGGGCCGAGGGCCGGGCCTTCCGGCTGGCGCAGCGTGACCTCCACGTCGTCGGCCCTGACCTTCGGATCCAGCACGGACTGGGCGCGGGCGAGCGTGCACACCAGCTGCCCCGTGCCCTGGTCCCGGCCCGTCGGCGCGTACGGGTCCTCCAGGCGCACCGTGACCTGCGCGCCCCGGCCCGTCACCGTGTAGCCGCCGAGCTCGACGAGGTTGGTGAGGCCGTCACGCTGTTCCGCGGGCGGCGGGCCGTCCGCGAGCAGCTTCACCACCGAGCCGAGGTTCTCGATCTCCCGGTCGAGTACGGGAACACCCCGCAGCCCGCTGTCCGACGCGTAGTACAGCCGGATCCCGCGCGTCAGCCCGGTCGCAGGCTCGCCCGCCCCTATCACCCCCGTCGGCTGCACACCGCACCCCACCAGGGCGACCCCGAGGACGGAGACCAGCACTCCCGCGCGTACCTTCATTCCGCGTCCTCTCCCGTACGCCGCAGGGGCAGCCACAGGGTGAACACCGCTCCGCCCTCCGGTCCTTCGGCGACGTCGATCGTGCCGCCGTGCAGCCGCGCGTTCTCCAGGGCGATCGCCGTCCCGAGGCCGCTGCCCTGTCCGCCGGTGTCGGCCGCGCTCCGCGTGCGGGCCGCGTCCGCCTTGTAGAACCGGTCGAACACCCGCTCCCGTGCCTCCGGCGGCAGCCCCGGGCCACGGTCGGCGACCTCCACGGTCACCCACTCGCCCCCGGCCACGGCGACGTCCGCGCTCGGCGTCGTCCTCGTCGCCCTCGTGGTCCGCGCCGCCCCCGCGACCGCCGTCGTCGTCCGCGTTCGCGTCCTCGTGCCGAGGGTCACGGTGACCGGCGGCGCTCCGTGCCGGAGCGCGTTGCCCACCAGGTTCGCCACGATCACATCGACGCGGCGCCGGTCGACCACGGCCCGTACGCCCTCGTCGAGACGGACCTCCACCCGCTCGGTCCAGCCGCGCAGCGCCAGGGAAGCCCGTACCGTGTCGGCGAGATCGGTCTCGGCCGCGTTGAGCCGGATCGCGTTCGCGTCGAAGCGGGAGATCTCCATCAGGTCCTCGACGAGCCGCGAAAGCCGCGCCGTCTCCGCGCCCACCGTGCGGGCCGCCCGCGCGGCGTCCGGGGGCAGCTGGTCGGCGTCCTCCTCCAGGACCGTCGCCACCATCGTCATCGCCGCGAGGGGCGTCCGCAGTTCGTGCGACACGTCCGCGACGAAGCGGCGCGCCTTCGCCTCCTGCTCGCGCAGGCGCGTGTCGGAGGCCTGCAGGGCGTCCGCCGTGTCGTTGAACGTCCTTGCCAGATCAGCGAGTTCGTCGTGTCCCGAGACCGCGACCCGGCTCCCGAGGTCACCCTCCGCGAGCTCACGCGTGGCCCGCCCCAGCTTCCGTACGGGGCGGAGGACCGTTCCGGCGGCGAGCAGCGCCAGGACGGCGGCCAGCACCACCACCGGCAGGATGCCCGCCCGCACGGAGTCCAACAGGGCTGCGGTGTCGTCGCGTTCGGCGCGGAGATCGGTGATCGCGAAGACCTCGAGGCCGGAGAAGCGACGATCCCCGTCCGCGTACGTCACGGGCATGCCGACCACCAGATACGGCTCGTCCCGCCACATCACCCGCTGGAACCGGGTTCCGTCCCCGGCCCGCACCGCGGTCCGCAGCGCGACGGTGATCCGGCCGCCCGTGTCGGCGAGGGGGTCGGACACCGCGACGAGGTCCTGGTAGCGGGCCACGACGATCCGGGCGCCGAGGCCCTCCGAGACCTTCGCCGCGAACCGGGCCAGCGACCGCTGGTCCGGCGGCAGGTCGAAATCGGCCGCGACCGCGGTGACCCGCGTCCGTACGTCGTTCACGGCGGCGTCCTGCGTACGCCGGAGGACCGCGGTCCGCGCGTCCCGGTAGGCGAGCGCGGTCGCGGTCACCGCGCTGATGAGCGCGACGACGACGAAGGTCACGACGAGCCGGGTCCGCAACCCTCCGACGAGCCGCCGGGAGCGCCGCTTCGGGGGGTCCCCGGCGGGCCCGGAACCGCCGGCCCGGCCGGTGTCTCCGGTCCTGCTCACAGCGGCCCGAAGCGGTAGCCGAAGCCCCGCACGGTCTGGACGTACCGAGGCTTCGCGGGTACGTCCTCCAGCTTCGCCCGCAGCCGTCCGACCGCGGCGTCCACCAGCCGGGAGTCACCGAGGAAGGTGTGCTCCCAGACCGAGGCGAGGAGCTGCTCGCGGCTGAACACCCGGCCGGGCGAGGCGGACAGTTCGAGGAGCAGACGCAGTTCGGTGGGCGGAAGGGGGATCAGGACGCCGTGTTTGGTGACGGTGAGACCGGCGCGGTCGATCACCAGGCCGGCGGAGTCGGCGGCGGCCGACCGTCGGGCACCCGCCGATCCGGCCGATCCGGCCGATCCCGCCGCTCCTGCGGCTCCCGACGGCTCCGCGCGCCGCAGTGCGGCCCGGATGCGGGCCTCCAGGACGGGCGCGGTGACCGGCTTGACCACGTAGTCGTCGGCGCCGGCCTCCAGACCCGTCACGATGTCGTGGTCGTCCCCGCGCGCGGTCAGCATGATGACCGGAAGCGTGGTCGTCCGGGCACGGATGCGGCGGCACACCTCGAATCCGTCCATCCCCGGCAACATCAGGTCGAGGACGGCCAGCTCGACCTTCTCCCCGTCCGGGGCGTCGAGCAGCGCGAGCGCCTCCTCGCCGGTGGCCGCCGTGTCGACGTCGTACCCGTGCCGGCGCAGCACGAGCTCCATTCCGTCCCGTACGGACGCGTCGTCCTCGATGAGCAGTACATGCGGCATGCCGTCGATTATGGGTGCCGCGAGGGCCCGCCCATCGCCCCGGAGGGGGCTCGATGCGCAGGTCGGGGGCATTGTTACGTTCTCATCATGTCGCCATGGAATCGCCATCACGTGGCATGACGAGGGTGGTCGTCATGACCCCGAAGACAAGCTCCCGCGTGCTTCCCCGTGCGATGTCCCGCGTGATTCCCCGTTCCCTCCGCCGTGCCGTCCCGGGCCCCACCGCCCGGCTGCGCCTGACCGCCCTCGCCGTGCTCCCCGTCCTGGCCTTCTCCGCGGCGTGCGGCAGCGGTGACGACAGCGCCGGTGGTGCCGGGAAGAACGACGAGATCGCCTCGGTGCCGGAGACCACCACCGTCCCGCCGTCCGAGCGGAACGACACCACCCCGAGCGCCCGGCCCGCCGGGAAGAGCGCCTTCTACGACGCCCAGCTGGACTACGTCCGGTGCATGCGCGTCAAGGGCGGCTACGAGGACTTCCCCGACCCCAAGCTCAGCGGGCACCTCGACTGGGGGAAGGTCGAGGAGATCTCCTCCCGGCCCGGCCAGATGGAGGCCGCCAAGGGCGGCAGGAACGGCGTCTGCGTCGACGAGCTCCAGAAGGTCATGCTGGCCGAGCCCGAGCGCAACCAGCAGAAGGACTACGAGTCGATGCTGGAGCACGCCCAGTGCATGCGGGACAACGGCGTCTCCCGGTTCACCAACCCCACGATGAGCGGCGGCAACGCCCAGCCGGGCGGCGACCCCAACCCGGCGTCCCCGGCCATCGACAGCGACTCACCGGTGTACAAGCAGGCCCGCCAGGCGTGCAAGTCGAAGCTGCTCGACGGTCTGGACGGCATGCAGTGAAGCGCCGCACCGCTTTCCGTACGCTCGGCGCGGTGACGGTCGCCGCCGCGGTCACCGGGGGAGTCGTCCTCCTCGGCGACGTCGGACTCCTCGACGGGGCCGCGGGCGGCTCCGGTACCGACGGGAAGGGCGGCGATCCGCCGCCCGCCACCGCGACCGTCGTACGGACCGACCTCGTCCGGTCCAAGACCGTCGACGGCAGGCTCGACTTCGCGCAGCGCCGCCCCGTCAAGTCCGCCGTCGACGGCACCGTCACGGTCGCCGCCACCGAGGGCGCGACGCCGACCCGGGGGCAGGCCCTGTACGAGCTGAACGACAAGCCCGTCACCCTCCTCTACGGCCCCGTCCCGATGTTCCGCGAGATGAGGACGGGCGACCGGGGCAGCGATGTACTCCAACTGGAGCGGAACCTCCGCGACTTGGGATACGGAGCGGGGCTCTACGTCGACACGCGCTACGACAGGGACACCGAGACGGCGGTCAAGCGGTGGCAGAAGTCCCTGAACCGTGAGCCCACCG is a window encoding:
- a CDS encoding STAS domain-containing protein, which encodes MHPLPDRSTDLRSPAGKTDPLAPAIGPDAQMTVEVTPDGTVVVSGEIDSVTAPQLHRSLLAALHAHPEGVTLDLAAVTFCDCAGLRAFLTARASWAARAAWAAWASWAAPRRPDGGGDSLAPLTPLALGPVSPRMTRLLQLTGTGELFSPPKTGRPQ
- a CDS encoding winged helix-turn-helix domain-containing protein — encoded protein: MSDLSGDRQSWTFLTNHARVLVVIARDPGVRLRDVAAACGVTERTVQGIVADLEAAGYLTHSREGRRNRYRLAPGKRFRHPLEGDYEITGLLDLLKAAPNDGGHVARTGTIDTDSRSRVDS
- a CDS encoding HAMP domain-containing sensor histidine kinase codes for the protein MRTRLVVTFVVVALISAVTATALAYRDARTAVLRRTQDAAVNDVRTRVTAVAADFDLPPDQRSLARFAAKVSEGLGARIVVARYQDLVAVSDPLADTGGRITVALRTAVRAGDGTRFQRVMWRDEPYLVVGMPVTYADGDRRFSGLEVFAITDLRAERDDTAALLDSVRAGILPVVVLAAVLALLAAGTVLRPVRKLGRATRELAEGDLGSRVAVSGHDELADLARTFNDTADALQASDTRLREQEAKARRFVADVSHELRTPLAAMTMVATVLEEDADQLPPDAARAARTVGAETARLSRLVEDLMEISRFDANAIRLNAAETDLADTVRASLALRGWTERVEVRLDEGVRAVVDRRRVDVIVANLVGNALRHGAPPVTVTLGTRTRTRTTTAVAGAARTTRATRTTPSADVAVAGGEWVTVEVADRGPGLPPEARERVFDRFYKADAARTRSAADTGGQGSGLGTAIALENARLHGGTIDVAEGPEGGAVFTLWLPLRRTGEDAE
- a CDS encoding response regulator transcription factor, whose product is MPHVLLIEDDASVRDGMELVLRRHGYDVDTAATGEEALALLDAPDGEKVELAVLDLMLPGMDGFEVCRRIRARTTTLPVIMLTARGDDHDIVTGLEAGADDYVVKPVTAPVLEARIRAALRRAEPSGAAGAAGSAGSAGSAGARRSAAADSAGLVIDRAGLTVTKHGVLIPLPPTELRLLLELSASPGRVFSREQLLASVWEHTFLGDSRLVDAAVGRLRAKLEDVPAKPRYVQTVRGFGYRFGPL